The stretch of DNA TGTACGAGCCAGCATGCCAGGAGATCGTAATCTAGCCTTCTCAAAATTCAACCTTTATTTTATGTTAGGGAGCATTCCTCACTACAATCTGAATTGGAACAACCCAGAAACCATCCCATTTGACACCTGTAGCACCCAGATCTCTCCCTCTGCCCTTCACAGGTGCAATATGTTAAAGGGTTTGCTCACCTTTCCTGTAAACAACAATTGGGGCAGTTTATATGCTGGAGGAAGCACCAATGAAGTACAGGCAAAGCATTTAAGATCAGGGCAAAAagactgaaaacacacacacctctgcactGCTTTCACCACTTTTAGGAGTCTGGCAACCTTGTGGTGTTCAGCTATGTTAACAATGCATCTCTCACTGAGGAATTAACAGAAGGCAGAAAAACCACTGTTTATAAAGGATCCCATGATTTGTAGGCCCCATGCCAGCTGCTGACTAAGCATCCAAACTCTTAAATAAAGCTAAACATGACTGGCATAGTCCTTAACATGGTCCTCAACATTATTTCCCAGCTATGTGAAATTTCTGAGTTAGAAATGCAGGGGAAAAAATGACCAAACCAATTTCTTCCTCAGATATTTTCCCCCCTCCACATCCAAAGCGAAGTCGTATCCAGAAGTCCATTATCTCCAGAGAGCAGCTGTTCCAATGTTATTCAGCTCCTTCCACAGCTGTGGTCGAAACAGCCTTGACATAATAAGGCCCTTCGCGCAGGTATGCCCTGAGCCTCAAGTAATGCTGGTTTCCAAAGATTTCAGCGATGGTCTTTGAATTGGCCAGAGCCTTCACAAGTTCGTATTTGGCCTCCTTGGAAGATTTGTCTGGTTCCACTGATCTGTCTACGATGTATTCCACAAAGCCTGGACTACTGAGCATCATCCTCTGGGCCCAAGGTTGACTAGCAATGGCCTACAGCATTAACAAAAGAGAAAGATTTAAGACATTATTCCAGCCCTTCTGTTCCAAAAATTCGGGTTTCCAGGGCAGTGAGTGCTCTTATTAAAACAACCATTTAAAAGTAATAtatagcagcagcaaaacaaaaccaccaacaGCAATTCAGCCTGGAGGAGAACAAACAATCCATCATAGCAACATTCTTGATTTTCTTCAGAAAACATTAAACAAGTCCAACACGCTTCATGGGGAACACTGATCTAGAGCCTGGGTGACTTCAACTCACCTTCACCATGGGCAGAACACAGACAAAGAGGAATCAGAGATGGATGTCCTAATTGTAGCCAGAATTAATCATGTGAAATCCTGGGGTGGATCTTagctcagggatgggaaacctgtgtccctccacatgttgttggactccaattcccttcagcctcagccagcatagccaatagccagggatgatttggggggggggagtccaacagcatctggatggccaccaGTTTCCCACCCTTACCACTGAAGGCAACCTGCATGCCTATGGCAGACACAAGACTTTCTCCCACAGCCCATTTACTTATTGCCAGTTCATTCAGTTTCAGCTCTGCTTTTATCTCACATTTAAATCAATTGAATGGTAGAGTCTGAGCAGAGCTCCAGATTCCTCAAAGTCTGGTGTCCCATACAGGATTTCATCAAATCTgcaaggactagaccaggcatccccaaactgcggccctccagatgttttggcctacaactcccatgatccctagctaacaggaccagtggtcggggatggtgggaattgtagtccaaaacatctggagggccgaagtttgggggtgcctggactagacaaCTCAAACAATGGGCCTGGGTAGTAGTGCTGTGGTTCCCAAGCTCTCTCAAAAGGACTATTCGATACATTGAATCAGATAGGTCTCTGTTGTGAAAAAGCACTTACAGTGAAGACCTTTAAGGCACCACAGTGGAGATCAGGGAAGGGCTGGTTACTGATGCTCCTGAAGAGTTCCAAGGGCTGGCTGGACAGAGAGGAGAACCAGGATTCTGTCATGCCCAGAAGGTCTTCTGTCTGCTGGTCTTGCTGTTTGCGAAATATAGCAATTGAGTTTGCAAATGCAACTGATAATTTACTGTCTTGAAGGGCAGAACAAGGGTGGTCAACAtggtaacctccagatgttgtaggactcaaTTCTCATCAGACCATGGCCAAAAGTGTGGatgggatgatgtgagttgtagtccaatatctgGAAGCCACCACGTTGGCTGTGCCTAGGTCAGAGGAACACATCATCCTCAAGCCACCCTACAATTTACTCCACCTACACACATGAAATGTGCAAAACTTCCATGCCTGCAAAAACAGGTTATAACAAAGGCAGCATAATTAAAAGGTATTCTGCTTTTAAGCAAGTCTGTAAATGCACATTTCAGACACTGATTTGTCCTGTCCACAAATGTTTGAAGTTGAGTGGAAACACGTTTTTTTtctttaactatttatttatcttttaaaggTATTATACAGAACCATAATGTTCAATAAACTCTCAAAGCACTTAATTTTTGTTCATACTTTTGGTAAGTCTGAAAGCCTGACAAACAAGTCAGAAAAGATGTGTGTTATAGTTCTCTTGCTTTAACTCATCACTAGTGGATATCATAAATGCAGAAAGCCACCCAATTGTTATTGCTTTCTTCCAAGGGCAGATTCAAACCTTAATGCTCCATTTTTCATAAGAAACAGAATGTTTTCAATTCCATAAAACTTACCTGCAGATACAAAAGAGATGAAATTGCCTCAAGACACCGGACTCTCAGCTCTGTCCGGGCATTCTTTGCTTGATGTCCTATTCTGTTTAACACATGATGAAATCTACTCCCTGGGaagacaaacttttttttaacctttccattacataggaagttgccttatagagAGACCAGACTATTTCTCCATCTGCTTTGGACAGTAATATCTTGAATTAACAATCATTTTTGCCTGTGGACATGGATCTGTTGCTTGAGCCACAACTAAAACAAGAAAATCtctaaccacagtttgtctaTAAAGTGGCTCCAGATCTTAAAACCAGGTTTAAAACCATGTTTTGACTCTCCCTCCCCAGCCTAGCTGCTTGTGCCATGATAATAGCAGCATTGAATAAGGTTCTGCCTGCCatctgtcccagccagcatggccaatgccagcaacacctggaggctgACAGATTCCCTatccttccctccagagactATTACATTCATTAGCAACCCTTGTACTTGAGATGCATCATTTTCCCACTTCCAATCAAACCTTTCAAACTGAAGTTCAGAATTATGCAGGGTACATTTACAGCCTTCCTACATTCCTGTGACAAACTCTTCAGGCTGATATGATTATagctacacatacacacaaatgttGTACAGACCCTTCTTCTGTAACACTAGCTTCCCTTCCACATTTGACCCCAAGATCCCAAGTGTGTCCACTGCCACGCCAAACATGGTTGGGTCTTGGCTTTCTGCCATGCTGAATACTTTCTCCACAAATGCAGGGTATCGCTCACATATCTGCTGAGGACTGTCAACAAGAGCCAAGTTGCCAAAAAATTTCACAAAGCCTgaaaaaaccagaaaataaaacaacaggaGTTTGGTCACATGGAACATAGCATCtggaaagagaaataaagatAGGCTGTGACATTGTGCACAAGCAATGCATGTAGTGAAGAGAAAGCCtaccaaaaacaaaaaggaacaaatGGTCAAGGCCGGGAGGTTTTGTTTTACATGCCAAGCAGACAAGTTTTTAGTACCATGTCACCTGTCAGAGTAAAGTTAAGTCCAGGATTGGGGTGGGCAACTATTCTTCCAATGCCTTCTATCTCAAAGTCACCAGGGTTACAATCAAACATGCTTTCCTCTGGGATGCTCTAGCTATGTCTCTACCTGCTGTTGTTCGGTCTGGGGCAGGTAGGCAcagtttggggaaaacagcctggAAGGCCAAAGAGGGAGGCCTAGGAGGTTGAATCTGACTCATGGGCTGCCCGTCCCTGAACTAaatagtgatttttaaaaaaaccagacaaAGTAAAATCATGCCAAGAAGGAATACTTTTTAAATCACCTGGCAAGTAGAAGCTCGAGAAGGGATCAGAATCAGCCCCGATGATTATGTTGGAAATCTTATCAATGATTCCTTGTTGGGCAAGATATTGGCGTCCATGGTAAATACGGGCGAGAGAGGTCACCATCTCTATACACGTAGCTCTGCAACATAGACAGAACACGCAGGTCTATTGTTTAAGATTCCTTTCATCCTCAAAACAGTCCATCACTGAGTAATTTCTGGAGGGGAATACTACTTAATTAACTGGTAACACTTTCTAGGTACTGTgccaaggttttttgtttttgttttaagtggcacaggccctgccctcaggcttacaaacCAGGACAGAGtataaaaggaaagaagaaggcaAAATTATAAGCATATTCAGATATAAAGCCTCCCAGTTAAATAGGAACCTGGTAAAATGACTACTAAGCTGACAGCTCAAGAAGCCCAAGTGCAGCTGCTTTCAGTCTAACAAACTAAGTGAACTGTGCCATCTCATCTCTGAAGCCTCTGATGTTTTTTTGAGACATGTCTGAGCAGTAGGAGGTGGAAGGGACGTACTGCGTATTTTTACACTAGCCATGCATTTGTAATAATGAGGTAAAACTAGTTTTATGAGCAGTTTTACTGGTATTATTCACTGCTGAATCACTGTTATGACTTTATGGTTTAAATTATGTGTTTTTTGTGATAGTTTATCAATTGGTTCTTAGCCATGCTGAGTTTCTGATTGtataaagagaggaagaaaaactgtgCAAAGAAAGCCCCTGCATGATGCGCCACCATTGTGCTGAGATATTTTGAGCTGCGTGGTAAGGAAAGGAGGGCTACTTTCTTGCTCCTCCAGCACATAAGCACTggatcaaatcaatcaatcattttatttgtatgccacatttCTTAAGTTGAAACCatgctcaaagcggcttacaagtacagtcacacctcaggttacagacgcttcaggttgcgtcttttcgggttgcgttccacgcgaacccggaagtactctaacaggttacttccaggtttcggcactcacgcatgcgcagaaatgctaaatcgcgctttgcacatgcacagaagtgccggaTCACGACCCACATGTGCGCAGACgcagtgctgcgggttgcgaacgtgcctcccgcatggatcacattcgcaacccgagcgtccactgtataaaaaatattacaaacataacaaaaagtaaccataaacaataaacattaaAGTGTACACAGTGAAATCAAACTATTTCCATATAAATCATGATATCTAAAGTAAAGATACAAAATTTAGTATCGGTAACAGCAACAATACCCCCGCCCTAGAGTCTGTTCAGCAATCTccgcttttgtagctggagtcagtcagtcaGGGCTCCACCCTCCCAGACCAAGTGGGAAAagggcctgcaagacagcaggtcttccaggattcACAGCTTCCAGCCTCTTCTGCAGCGTCAGCTTTTGAATCCGAAGTATGAATGTATTAATCAGGGCAGAGACAGGCAAGAGGCAAAGCAAGCAGGGTTTGGGTACATGCACAAAATGTGCACAACTCTCAAAACTATGGCATGCCAAGAAATAAAACCTTCTACTAACTCAATAGCAGCAGAATCACTCCCAAAGCCTTACATAATATGAAACAATCTAATAAGACTGCTTCTGCCACACACCTGAGAAGAACATCATTCCCCGTCAGCTCCCTGATCAGCTCTGATATTAATCCGCTGTTCACGCAGTAATTCAATGAATCTGCCGACACCAAGGAGATATTGATAACCAACTAAGACAGAAGCACAAGAGAAAAGGACACTgagaattatttcttttttaaaaaacagaacaccTACAATGAACACACACCATATGCCATTCATGCATGAAATTGTGCTTGCTCCACTTATAACTTCACTCACTGAATGAGGCTGCAGCAACGTTCAAGTCATAGCTACAAGCCTTGTGGTGGCTGCAACAGGACTTAAAAAGGAATCAACATCATATATCATGACCAATATATATCACGGGCCTCTGGGGATGGCCACTGCCACCTCCACACTCTGGAACAATGTTCCTCATAGTGTCCAATTGCTCCAAGGGGCATCTGTATCCCTATTGTTTATTTacctatataaataaatgtgttttatttcatagCATCATAACTTCACATTAAAGGATTAGCAATAATAAACATTGGTCTTTTGTGGTTTATTTTACAGAacatggcatttaaaaataatacattattaaaaataaatacagcacaaGTGGATAAAACAACATCTACACACACAATCATATTCATAAAGAGGGGGCATGCAATCTCAGTGTGATCCCCTTCAGGTGTTGGTGGTTGTACCAGCACACTAAAAAGACTGGGGGGGGGTCTTAATAGCAGCTTTCAGAACACCTTGTAGGATTTTCATGTGGATTTTCCATAATAAAGGTCACATATTAGTGCAAAGATGGGAAGGAATGGACTTAAGACTGACTGCATAGAAAATTGACACAGAACAGAGACTGGATTCATTCATCCAtattttttgcttatttttgtttatattttactgCATGATCTTCTGAGAGTCACCTTGTGTGCCACATTGTGAGGTACAAAGGCAGGATGCAGGCATTTTGAGGCAGACTACTGTCTTGTCCATGCCTGGTACCATGGACCAAGTCAATCCTCATAACTCCAGTTGAGGATCAAACTGTTCAGGGTACAACCATACCCTGTAGGCAGCAAAAGAGTATCATAACCTGCTCAGATCACATTATTTAGAGCAACTGCCAATGGGACTATTAGCAACATGTATCAGGGCACAAGCTCTTCACAATGAGTGTCTCCCATTTGAGGAAGGAAGATGCAATTAGGCATGGAGACAAGACAACGTGAACCCAACATAAGCTTTAAGACAATCATGTTCCCATGGGAATGAATGGGATGGGAGAGCTGCCAGTGTtatgataataaaaataactaTAGGTAAGATAACAAACTCACTTAAACCTCCAGGGAAATTGAGGAAGACTGTACCCAGTTTAGCCAGTGTTAATGTAAAACCAGATCGGTCCAGAGACTCACCCAGGTgattctaagccaggggtcagcaacctttttcagctgtgggccgggtccaccatctctcagaccatgtgttgggccggactatttttttggggggggggcgaattcctatgcccacaaataacccagagatgcattttaaataaaaggacacattctactacaGGAATCTACATActgattcctgaaccgtccgcggactggattgaggaggcagttgggctgcatccggcccatgggccttaggttacctacccctgttctaagcaATACTCCACAGAAACTTGTGAACTTTAATGCTATTAGTCCAATTTGTACTTCTGCTTAATTTGAGGGGCAGGGAATTTTAGGTCCAGGGCAAGAGCCAaatgcctctctatctggcccttgggaatcTCCTAATTcagtatttctcaaacttggttccccagctgttgtttGTCTACTACTCtaaccatccctagctagcaggaccagtggtcagggatgatgggagctgtagtccaataacagctggagatTGCATTCCCAATCTTTTCTTGGCAGCTGTGGCTATTCCACATCTGATGCCACATGCTGTCAGACAAGTGACAAGTTGGCATGGCTGGCAAAAACTGCCAGAGGCTCCCCACCCAATGAATTAGAATTAAAGGGGCAGCTAGGACACTATGGGAAAAGGAATGCTTACCTCATACACACGGCAACGAACAATGTCACTCCTGGTCATGACATTTTTCAAGTCAACTAGAAAGTTGCCTGCAAGCAGTGCCTCCAAGCTCTCTGCAGTTTGCGCTACTTTTGTCAGTGACATGATGGCCTAGAAAACAAAGGGGAATGGCTACGTGAACTGGAGAAAA from Zootoca vivipara chromosome Z, rZooViv1.1, whole genome shotgun sequence encodes:
- the PSMD5 gene encoding 26S proteasome non-ATPase regulatory subunit 5 isoform X2, with amino-acid sequence MAAPEMDEALMLLARVPLLEEPLQELRALRLSLLAVPLSALRERRAELPLAGLFTLTARGGSEQISLCVSILERLLQIMDPLYVIQNFGEELQKGLFHPDNSVKILTIAQVGKIVEDSSAAREILSTPELLRQVIYCIADENLAVAKEAIMSLTKVAQTAESLEALLAGNFLVDLKNVMTRSDIVRCRVYELVINISLVSADSLNYCVNSGLISELIRELTGNDVLLRATCIEMVTSLARIYHGRQYLAQQGIIDKISNIIIGADSDPFSSFYLPGFVKFFGNLALVDSPQQICERYPAFVEKVFSMAESQDPTMFGVAVDTLGILGSNVEGKLVLQKKGSRFHHVLNRIGHQAKNARTELRVRCLEAISSLLYLQQDQQTEDLLGMTESWFSSLSSQPLELFRSISNQPFPDLHCGALKVFTAIASQPWAQRMMLSSPGFVEYIVDRSVEPDKSSKEAKYELVKALANSKTIAEIFGNQHYLRLRAYLREGPYYVKAVSTTAVEGAE
- the PSMD5 gene encoding 26S proteasome non-ATPase regulatory subunit 5 isoform X1, giving the protein MAAPEMDEALMLLARVPLLEEPLQELRALRLSLLAVPLSALRERRAELPLAGLFTLTARGGSSEQISLCVSILERLLQIMDPLYVIQNFGEELQKGLFHPDNSVKILTIAQVGKIVEDSSAAREILSTPELLRQVIYCIADENLAVAKEAIMSLTKVAQTAESLEALLAGNFLVDLKNVMTRSDIVRCRVYELVINISLVSADSLNYCVNSGLISELIRELTGNDVLLRATCIEMVTSLARIYHGRQYLAQQGIIDKISNIIIGADSDPFSSFYLPGFVKFFGNLALVDSPQQICERYPAFVEKVFSMAESQDPTMFGVAVDTLGILGSNVEGKLVLQKKGSRFHHVLNRIGHQAKNARTELRVRCLEAISSLLYLQQDQQTEDLLGMTESWFSSLSSQPLELFRSISNQPFPDLHCGALKVFTAIASQPWAQRMMLSSPGFVEYIVDRSVEPDKSSKEAKYELVKALANSKTIAEIFGNQHYLRLRAYLREGPYYVKAVSTTAVEGAE